CGTTCTTGTGCGCCAGCGCCAGGTACTCGTCGCGTTTTTCGCTGTTGCCCTGGCCTTCGCAGGCCATGGCCGCGCCCAGATAATTCAGCAGCGGGGTGTCGCCATGGCGCATGCCGGCAAGCAACTGTGTTTCGGCCTCGACCCAGTTGCCTTCCGCCAGATTCGTCAGGCCCTGGATGAGCGCAGCGTGCGCCGTGCGCGCCTGGCGTTTTCCGCGCCAGCGGCCGACGTCGCGCGGGATGCGCCACAGGCGCACGATCATGAACAGCAGCAGGTAGAACAGGAAAAATCCCGCGACCATCAGCGGAATGAAAACCGTCAGCGTCATCTCCACGCTCCACGGCGGGCGCGAAATCAGCACGTAACCGGGATTGTCGATGGCGTAGAAGGTGATCAGCGCCGCCGTGAACAGCAGGACGATGATGAAAATCAGCGTCTTCACGGCGCCTCGCCCCGCTCGTTCAGGCGCCGCAAGGCGGCCAGTGATCCGGTGATGTCCGGCGTCTCGGTGATCAGCTTCATGGCCAGCAGGTGGTCGAGTTCAGCCTGCATCGCGGTGACGACCTGGGATTCGACGTCAAAGTAGTCCTTCAGCAGGCGCTGCGCGGCCTTGAGGTTCTGCTGATAGGTGGGGACGCTGCCCTGCAACAGCGCCTGTTGCGCGCCGTACAGCATCAGGCGCAGGTTCTCGCGCAGGAAGTACTGCTGGTCCGGCGGCAGCAGCGGGCGCTGCGAAGCCATGTCGTCGCGGATGCGCACCAGCGAAAGGATGTCCTGCCACAGGCTGCGCGCGGTCTGGCGCCAGTTGCCGTCGGTGCTGGCAACCTGTGCGTTACCTTCCTTGACCGGTGTTTTGGCCGCTCCGGCTTCACGCAGGCGGATATCCAGCGCCAGCGGCAGTTTGTCCGCGGTTTCCGCCAGTGTCACGAGGCGCAAGGCGATGCCGCTGATATCCAGTTTGTCCTGCGATTCCAGCAGTGTGATCTCGCGCGCCAGCTGGCGCCGCACCGGCAGGAATTTGGGCATCGCCAGTTGTTGCAGCTGCTGGTCGGCGGCGCGCAGCGCGGCCAGCGCGGAGTGAGTGTCGCGCGCCAGCTGCAGGCGGTTGTTGGCGATCACCATCAGCTGTTCGGTTTCGGTCAGCGACCATTCCATGCGGTTGCGCCGCAGATCGCTGTTGAGCTTCTCCAGCGAGGCCTTGATCGCGTCCTGGTTTTCCTTGAGGGTCTTGATGTCCTTTTCGGCGTTGGCGACGGTTTCCAGGGCCTGGTTGGAGTCGGACTCGATGCGGTCGAGCGCGCCGACGATATCTTGCGTGAACAGGTCGGCGTTCTGGTAGAACATGACGTACCACAGGTAGCCGCTGGCGATGAGCGCGATGGTGGCAAGAATGACGGCCAGTCCGCCGCGCACGCGGCCCTGGCGTGCGCCATGCTCGGGATTTTTCGGGGTTGCCCCGGCAGCCTGCGCCGCGGCGGGATTATTGGCGTCCGTGTCGGTCATGGGATTTCCGGCTGTGTGCTTGACACGATTATAAGGTGTTTTGCCCGTCCCGCCATGCCTGGATG
The DNA window shown above is from Sulfuricaulis limicola and carries:
- a CDS encoding uroporphyrinogen-III C-methyltransferase; amino-acid sequence: MTDTDANNPAAAQAAGATPKNPEHGARQGRVRGGLAVILATIALIASGYLWYVMFYQNADLFTQDIVGALDRIESDSNQALETVANAEKDIKTLKENQDAIKASLEKLNSDLRRNRMEWSLTETEQLMVIANNRLQLARDTHSALAALRAADQQLQQLAMPKFLPVRRQLAREITLLESQDKLDISGIALRLVTLAETADKLPLALDIRLREAGAAKTPVKEGNAQVASTDGNWRQTARSLWQDILSLVRIRDDMASQRPLLPPDQQYFLRENLRLMLYGAQQALLQGSVPTYQQNLKAAQRLLKDYFDVESQVVTAMQAELDHLLAMKLITETPDITGSLAALRRLNERGEAP